One part of the Corallococcus caeni genome encodes these proteins:
- a CDS encoding DUF3006 family protein, which produces MGAGVLLALGTSPVRVEVLEDTRAQVVRADGGQACTVERWRLPPGAREGDVVVDGRLDPERTEALRQEVARKRAALAVPLPPGLEL; this is translated from the coding sequence ATGGGGGCGGGCGTGCTGCTGGCGCTGGGGACAAGCCCCGTGCGCGTGGAGGTGCTGGAGGACACGCGGGCCCAGGTGGTGCGGGCCGACGGGGGGCAGGCCTGCACGGTGGAGCGCTGGCGGCTGCCGCCGGGGGCGCGCGAGGGGGACGTCGTCGTGGACGGCCGCCTGGACCCGGAGCGGACGGAGGCGCTGCGCCAGGAGGTGGCGCGGAAACGGGCCGCGCTGGCGGTTCCCCTTCCTCCGGGGCTCGAGCTGTGA
- a CDS encoding Crp/Fnr family transcriptional regulator, which produces MDAAVLKKVALFEGLTQGQLAKVARIAQSRTHTAGDFIFREGDTGQDMFILADGKVRISKSVPGIGEEALAILEPGQYFGEMAVIEDSPRSADAIAHSSCTVWVIERAKLDQLMFTDKDLAYVLLWTFVRTLSERLRETNEKIKGFFAISRF; this is translated from the coding sequence ATGGATGCCGCTGTCCTCAAGAAGGTTGCGCTCTTCGAGGGATTGACCCAGGGCCAGCTCGCCAAGGTCGCCCGGATTGCCCAGTCCCGGACCCACACCGCCGGGGATTTCATCTTCCGCGAGGGCGACACCGGCCAGGACATGTTCATCCTCGCCGACGGCAAGGTGCGCATTTCCAAATCCGTGCCGGGCATCGGGGAGGAGGCGCTCGCCATCCTCGAACCCGGCCAGTATTTCGGAGAGATGGCGGTCATCGAGGATTCGCCCCGCTCCGCGGACGCCATCGCCCACAGCTCGTGCACGGTGTGGGTCATCGAGCGCGCGAAGCTGGACCAGCTGATGTTCACGGACAAGGACCTGGCCTACGTCCTCCTGTGGACGTTCGTCCGCACGCTGAGCGAGCGGCTTCGAGAGACGAACGAGAAGATCAAGGGCTTCTTCGCCATCTCCCGCTTCTAG
- a CDS encoding trans-sulfuration enzyme family protein: MKTKQKTVAVHAGSRLTGSKAVPVIPPIFPAAVNWFDSSDDLSDALDGKDYAYARISAPNAALLEEAVAALEGAEACVAYASGMAALRSLFDAQPWKAGDVLVMPTDGYGVTRALYKNLCARWGVELGPLNQTDADAPARIREWRPRLVLAESISNPLLRVPDIRALAEACRDAGAVFAVDATFPSPFGQRALELGADYAVQSTSKWLNGHSDALGGTVSGSKARIDPLRSARILSGDVLGPFEAWLTLRGLRTLPVRMKAHNEHAAHVAKRLSDSPLLERVIYPGLSSHPDHAVAARVLEGGFGPMVAFEIKGAGQKEGDRFLEALRVAKPGPSLGDVGTLVMHAASASARRMTPQERAQAGIRDSLIRVSVGLEDPDDVADDLLAAVAKGAGR; encoded by the coding sequence ATGAAGACGAAGCAGAAGACGGTGGCGGTGCACGCGGGCTCCCGGCTCACCGGGAGCAAGGCCGTGCCCGTCATCCCGCCCATCTTCCCGGCGGCGGTGAACTGGTTCGACAGCAGCGACGACCTGTCCGACGCGCTGGACGGAAAGGACTACGCCTACGCCCGCATCAGCGCGCCCAACGCCGCGCTGCTGGAGGAGGCGGTGGCGGCGCTGGAGGGCGCGGAGGCCTGCGTCGCCTACGCCAGCGGCATGGCCGCGCTGCGCTCGCTGTTCGACGCGCAGCCGTGGAAGGCCGGGGACGTGCTGGTGATGCCCACGGACGGCTACGGCGTCACCCGGGCGCTCTACAAGAACCTGTGCGCCCGCTGGGGCGTGGAGCTGGGCCCGCTCAACCAGACGGACGCGGACGCACCCGCGCGCATCCGGGAGTGGCGCCCGCGCCTGGTGCTGGCGGAGAGCATCTCCAATCCGCTGCTGCGCGTGCCGGACATCCGCGCGCTCGCGGAGGCGTGCCGGGACGCGGGGGCGGTGTTCGCGGTGGACGCGACGTTCCCGTCGCCCTTCGGCCAGCGCGCGCTGGAGCTGGGCGCGGACTACGCGGTGCAGTCCACCAGCAAGTGGCTCAACGGCCACAGCGACGCGCTGGGCGGCACGGTGAGCGGTTCCAAGGCGCGCATCGACCCGCTGCGGTCGGCGCGCATCCTGTCCGGCGACGTGCTGGGCCCCTTCGAGGCGTGGCTCACGCTGCGCGGCCTGCGCACGCTGCCCGTCCGCATGAAGGCCCACAACGAGCACGCCGCCCATGTGGCGAAGCGGTTGTCGGACTCGCCGCTGCTGGAGCGGGTCATCTACCCGGGCCTCTCTTCCCATCCGGACCACGCGGTGGCGGCGCGGGTGCTGGAGGGCGGCTTCGGGCCCATGGTGGCGTTTGAAATCAAGGGCGCGGGGCAGAAGGAAGGCGACCGGTTCCTGGAGGCGCTGCGGGTGGCCAAGCCCGGGCCTTCACTGGGAGACGTGGGCACGCTGGTGATGCACGCGGCCAGCGCCAGCGCCCGCCGGATGACGCCCCAGGAGCGCGCGCAGGCGGGCATCCGCGACAGCCTCATCCGCGTGTCCGTGGGGCTGGAGGATCCGGACGACGTGGCGGACGACCTGCTCGCCGCGGTGGCGAAGGGGGCCGGCCGGTGA
- a CDS encoding NUDIX hydrolase, whose product MASASESKVKPWPRLRRGLVHDFTVVQVREDVVADPRTNLEHGRVRLECADWVNVIAVTKQDELVMVRQFRFGIDAPTLEVPGGVIDPGEDPATAAVRELEEETGYRAGRLEPLGDVHPNPAFQSNRCFSYLALDCERVSDGNPDDGEDIAVELYPRADLPRLILEGHITHSLVVVAFFLERLRAEAKRQAAP is encoded by the coding sequence ATGGCGTCCGCGTCCGAGTCGAAGGTGAAGCCCTGGCCGCGCCTGCGCCGCGGGCTGGTGCACGACTTCACGGTGGTGCAGGTGCGCGAGGACGTGGTGGCCGACCCGCGCACGAACCTGGAGCACGGGCGCGTGCGGCTGGAGTGCGCGGACTGGGTGAACGTCATCGCGGTGACGAAGCAGGACGAGTTGGTGATGGTGCGCCAGTTCCGCTTCGGCATCGACGCGCCGACGCTGGAGGTGCCGGGCGGCGTCATCGACCCTGGAGAGGACCCGGCCACGGCCGCCGTGCGCGAGCTGGAGGAGGAGACGGGCTACCGCGCCGGACGGCTGGAGCCGCTGGGCGACGTGCACCCCAACCCGGCCTTCCAGTCCAACCGCTGCTTCAGCTACCTGGCGCTCGACTGCGAGCGCGTGAGCGACGGGAACCCGGACGACGGCGAGGACATCGCCGTGGAGCTGTACCCGAGAGCGGACCTGCCCCGGCTCATCCTGGAAGGCCACATCACGCACTCGCTGGTGGTGGTGGCCTTCTTCCTGGAGCGGCTGCGCGCGGAAGCGAAGCGCCAGGCCGCGCCCTGA
- the radC gene encoding RadC family protein — protein sequence MEQGGEAWAEPGEGEATNGRSVRARGSALGDARERLFRLGAEALTDLELLGLLWTEGLGDAADGVARGGLKALVQEDPRVLCARRGVGPARTSRLLAALELGRRAQRSAEKRPRLRNPKEVHAYLAPTLGALRREVFHVLCFNPRNVLVHDARVAEGTLSACPVDPREVFAAVLASRATAIVFAHNHPSGDPEPSVQDVGLTEHLARAAGLLGVKLLDHVVVGDSAFVSMLERGILPDSEREGRRKCVTGGGW from the coding sequence ATGGAACAGGGCGGTGAGGCGTGGGCGGAGCCGGGCGAAGGGGAGGCCACGAATGGCAGGTCGGTGAGGGCGCGCGGCTCGGCGCTGGGGGATGCGCGAGAGCGCCTCTTCCGGCTGGGCGCGGAGGCCCTCACCGACCTGGAGCTCCTGGGGCTCCTGTGGACGGAGGGGTTGGGGGACGCGGCGGACGGCGTGGCGAGGGGCGGGCTCAAGGCGCTGGTGCAGGAGGATCCGCGCGTGCTGTGCGCACGGCGGGGCGTGGGGCCGGCCCGCACGTCCCGGCTGCTGGCGGCGCTGGAGCTGGGACGGCGCGCGCAGCGCTCCGCGGAGAAGCGGCCCCGGCTGCGGAACCCGAAGGAGGTGCACGCGTACCTGGCCCCCACGCTGGGCGCGCTGAGGCGCGAGGTGTTCCACGTGCTGTGCTTCAACCCGCGCAACGTGCTGGTGCACGACGCCCGGGTGGCGGAAGGGACGCTGAGCGCGTGCCCGGTGGATCCGCGCGAGGTGTTCGCCGCGGTGCTCGCCTCGCGGGCCACGGCCATCGTGTTCGCGCACAACCACCCTTCGGGAGACCCGGAGCCCAGCGTCCAGGACGTGGGGCTCACGGAGCACCTGGCGCGGGCCGCGGGGCTCCTGGGCGTGAAGCTCCTGGACCACGTCGTCGTGGGGGACAGCGCGTTCGTGTCGATGCTGGAGCGGGGCATCCTGCCGGACAGCGAGCGGGAGGGACGGCGCAAGTGCGTCACGGGCGGGGGCTGGTGA
- the moaC gene encoding cyclic pyranopterin monophosphate synthase MoaC: protein MKMVDVGDKPKTERVAVATARLRMLPATRERILAGKVEKGDVLAAARLAGIMAAKRTPDFVPLCHPIALAGVDVTLAPVDEGLEIRARVKTVDRTGVEMEALTAACAAALTVYDMCKSVDRGMVIEAVQLDHKSGGRSGTWEREEKAASPRPAAAPKSRRKTSRPRAAR from the coding sequence GTGAAGATGGTGGACGTCGGCGACAAGCCGAAGACGGAGCGCGTGGCGGTGGCCACCGCGCGCCTCAGGATGCTGCCCGCGACGCGTGAGCGCATCCTGGCGGGGAAGGTGGAAAAGGGGGACGTGCTCGCGGCGGCGCGGCTCGCCGGCATCATGGCCGCCAAGCGCACCCCGGACTTCGTGCCCCTGTGCCACCCCATCGCGCTCGCGGGCGTGGACGTGACGCTCGCGCCGGTGGACGAAGGGCTGGAGATCCGCGCGCGGGTGAAGACGGTGGACCGCACGGGCGTGGAGATGGAGGCGCTCACGGCCGCGTGCGCGGCGGCGCTCACCGTCTATGACATGTGCAAGAGCGTGGACCGGGGCATGGTCATCGAAGCGGTGCAGCTGGACCACAAGTCCGGCGGCCGCTCCGGCACGTGGGAGCGCGAGGAAAAGGCCGCGTCGCCCAGGCCCGCCGCCGCGCCGAAGTCCCGCCGCAAGACGTCCCGGCCCCGCGCCGCGCGCTGA
- the trxB gene encoding thioredoxin-disulfide reductase, with protein MSAGGAVSQDKIQKVTIIGSGPAGYTAAIYAARANLEPVVFAGGPTLEHPQRVPGGQLMVTTDVENYPGFPEGITGPELMERFQKQAERFNTVIHMENITKVDFSQRPFLLESESGIQVRSETVIISTGATAKWLGVKGEDTYKNRGVSACATCDGAFYKKQDVLVVGGGDTAMEEATYLAKIVNHVTLIHRRDSLRASKVMQERALNNPKISFMWNSAVEEVVGNAKGMTGAVVRNLKTGDSQLVNAHGLFVAIGHTPNTELFQGILETHQGGYLKTIPGSTRTNIEGVFACGDVQDSYYRQAITAAGTGCMAAIDAERWLIEHGE; from the coding sequence ATGAGCGCAGGAGGCGCCGTGTCGCAGGACAAGATCCAGAAGGTCACCATCATCGGCTCGGGCCCGGCGGGCTACACCGCCGCCATCTACGCGGCGCGCGCCAACCTGGAGCCCGTGGTGTTCGCTGGCGGCCCCACCCTGGAGCACCCCCAGCGCGTCCCGGGCGGCCAGCTCATGGTCACCACCGACGTGGAGAACTATCCCGGCTTCCCGGAGGGCATCACCGGTCCGGAGCTGATGGAGCGCTTCCAGAAGCAGGCGGAGCGCTTCAACACCGTCATCCACATGGAGAACATCACCAAGGTGGACTTCTCCCAGCGGCCCTTCCTGCTGGAGAGCGAGAGCGGCATCCAGGTGCGCTCGGAGACGGTCATCATCTCCACGGGCGCCACGGCCAAGTGGCTGGGCGTCAAGGGCGAGGACACCTACAAGAACCGCGGCGTGTCCGCGTGCGCCACCTGCGACGGCGCCTTCTACAAGAAGCAGGACGTGCTGGTGGTGGGCGGCGGCGACACGGCCATGGAAGAGGCCACGTACCTGGCGAAGATCGTCAACCACGTCACGCTTATCCACCGCCGCGACTCGCTGCGCGCGTCCAAGGTGATGCAGGAGCGCGCGCTCAACAACCCGAAGATCTCCTTCATGTGGAACTCCGCAGTGGAGGAGGTGGTGGGCAACGCGAAGGGGATGACGGGCGCCGTGGTGCGCAACCTCAAGACGGGGGATAGCCAGCTCGTGAACGCGCACGGCCTGTTCGTCGCCATCGGCCACACGCCGAACACGGAGCTGTTCCAGGGCATCCTGGAGACGCACCAGGGCGGCTACCTGAAGACGATTCCGGGCAGCACGCGCACCAACATCGAGGGCGTCTTCGCCTGCGGCGACGTGCAGGACAGCTACTACCGCCAGGCCATCACCGCGGCGGGCACGGGCTGCATGGCCGCCATCGACGCGGAGCGCTGGCTCATCGAGCACGGCGAGTAG